In Candidatus Wallbacteria bacterium, a single window of DNA contains:
- a CDS encoding DUF512 domain-containing protein has product MKDYLSDLERVKSCRNRCIFCFIDQVPPGLRRALYVKDEDFRLSYLFGNFITMTGLNQAELNYIIDYKLSPLYISVHTFNPVLRCRMLRNPAAGHILDQLLFLKQHGVKFHLQFVIVPGYNDRTELQRSLRMLPLLRPALLSAGIVPVGITRYRELPILRLATSHEAKSIVLTVENFRKLHRAFYLQTADEFYVKSGL; this is encoded by the coding sequence ATGAAAGACTATCTGTCCGACCTGGAACGGGTTAAATCATGCAGAAACCGCTGCATATTCTGCTTCATCGACCAGGTTCCGCCCGGCCTGCGGCGCGCTCTGTATGTAAAAGACGAAGATTTCAGACTTTCCTACCTGTTTGGAAATTTCATTACCATGACCGGGTTGAATCAAGCTGAATTGAATTACATCATTGATTACAAGCTTTCCCCGTTGTATATTTCAGTCCACACTTTCAATCCTGTGCTGCGGTGCAGAATGCTGCGCAATCCGGCAGCCGGACACATCCTGGATCAGCTCCTTTTTTTAAAGCAGCACGGGGTTAAATTCCATCTGCAGTTTGTGATTGTTCCAGGCTACAACGACAGGACTGAACTGCAGAGGTCCCTGAGGATGCTGCCGTTGCTGCGGCCGGCCCTTCTGTCGGCCGGCATCGTTCCTGTCGGGATCACCAGATACAGGGAACTGCCGATCCTGCGGCTTGCCACAAGTCATGAGGCAAAATCAATTGTCCTGACAGTGGAGAATTTCAGGAAGCTGCATCGTGCTTTTTATCTGCAGACTGCCGATGAGTTCTACGTGAAATCAGGCCT